Proteins from a genomic interval of Desulfovibrio desulfuricans:
- a CDS encoding 4Fe-4S dicluster domain-containing protein yields the protein MSLFVPPLRPPGAVDEETFLRKCVRCGKCVTACPHESIELAGGLGRSRRTPQVRPRRKPCYLCMKCPPVCPTGALDTGVKEIARAGMGQAYILKDRCHNYKTGTMCMTCYDRCPLRGTAVVLSGGLVPAMTTACVGCGICDYVCPVQAVEIVPASSRFVPPMAAPTEKAPGGKS from the coding sequence ATGAGCCTTTTTGTGCCGCCTCTGCGCCCGCCGGGTGCTGTGGATGAAGAAACCTTTTTGCGCAAGTGCGTGCGTTGCGGCAAGTGCGTGACCGCCTGCCCGCACGAAAGTATTGAGCTGGCTGGCGGTCTGGGCCGCTCGCGGCGTACGCCGCAGGTGCGCCCCCGCAGAAAACCCTGCTACCTCTGCATGAAGTGCCCGCCCGTTTGTCCCACTGGGGCGCTGGACACGGGCGTAAAGGAAATTGCGCGGGCGGGAATGGGGCAGGCCTATATTCTTAAAGACCGCTGCCATAATTACAAAACCGGCACCATGTGCATGACCTGCTACGACCGCTGTCCCCTGCGCGGAACAGCCGTGGTGCTGAGCGGCGGGCTGGTGCCTGCCATGACCACTGCCTGCGTGGGCTGCGGCATCTGCGACTATGTCTGCCCGGTGCAGGCTGTGGAGATTGTTCCCGCTTCATCCCGTTTTGTGCCGCCGATGGCGGCTCCCACGGAAAAAGCGCCCGGAGGCAAGTCATGA
- a CDS encoding phosphatidylglycerophosphatase A family protein — MSFFDKLILSFCRLGVAGLDPKAPGTWGTAIACLLAPYIFLPLSLPWRVVLLVVIFVVGGLASTRAEHLLERKDPGEVVIDELVGVWLVLLPFESPSFWLVLAAFAFFRLFDICKPWPVRASENWLPAGFGIMIDDVVAGVWALLCVALLRVLGLV, encoded by the coding sequence ATGAGTTTTTTTGACAAGCTGATCCTGTCGTTTTGCCGTCTGGGCGTGGCCGGGCTTGACCCCAAGGCTCCCGGCACGTGGGGCACGGCCATAGCCTGCCTGCTGGCGCCGTATATTTTTCTGCCCTTGTCCCTGCCGTGGCGGGTCGTGCTGCTGGTCGTGATTTTTGTGGTCGGCGGCTTGGCCTCCACCCGCGCCGAGCATTTGCTTGAGCGCAAAGACCCCGGCGAGGTTGTCATCGACGAGTTGGTGGGGGTGTGGCTTGTGCTGCTGCCTTTTGAAAGCCCCAGTTTCTGGCTGGTGCTGGCGGCTTTTGCCTTTTTCCGGCTGTTCGACATTTGCAAGCCGTGGCCCGTGCGGGCTTCTGAAAACTGGCTGCCCGCCGGGTTTGGCATCATGATCGATGATGTTGTGGCTGGCGTGTGGGCCTTGCTGTGCGTGGCTCTGCTGCGTGTGCTGGGCCTTGTGTAG
- a CDS encoding 4Fe-4S binding protein, translating to MKILAWARRGVQLLVVAGLCVLPWLNAAELRQVSGSFFALDFFGIPFADPVGAAQVAATGFLPGERLLAGALISLALALVLGRVFCSWICPYGFFSELAHWARGRQGGAHVKEGRAFAGKALLLGAGLAAALVAGFPAMGIVSLPGELSLLPMLVWQGGDFWLLLGAVAVPLAALILELAVGKRLWCRFVCPQSVLLGAAAQCLPAKAPGLRIGWQAANCTCKGKAPCQQACSLELNPRRKGGPERRDCTHCGDCVNTCASYGKALEWRGMGRGGV from the coding sequence ATGAAGATTCTCGCTTGGGCGCGGCGCGGCGTGCAGTTGCTGGTGGTGGCGGGGCTGTGCGTGCTGCCGTGGCTCAATGCAGCAGAACTGCGCCAGGTCAGTGGCAGTTTTTTTGCGCTGGATTTTTTCGGCATCCCCTTTGCTGACCCGGTTGGCGCGGCTCAGGTTGCGGCTACGGGCTTTTTGCCCGGCGAGCGCCTGCTGGCCGGGGCCTTGATCTCGCTGGCGCTGGCATTGGTGCTGGGCAGAGTTTTTTGCTCGTGGATATGCCCCTACGGATTTTTTTCCGAGTTGGCGCATTGGGCGCGTGGGCGTCAAGGCGGCGCGCACGTGAAGGAAGGCCGTGCGTTTGCGGGCAAGGCTCTGCTGCTGGGGGCAGGGCTTGCGGCGGCTCTGGTGGCGGGCTTTCCCGCAATGGGTATTGTTTCGCTGCCGGGTGAGCTATCGCTCCTGCCCATGCTTGTATGGCAGGGCGGGGACTTTTGGCTTTTACTTGGTGCGGTGGCTGTGCCGCTGGCGGCGCTGATACTGGAGCTTGCGGTTGGCAAAAGGCTGTGGTGCCGGTTTGTGTGCCCGCAGTCGGTGCTACTTGGCGCTGCGGCCCAATGCCTGCCCGCCAAGGCTCCGGGCTTGCGCATAGGTTGGCAGGCGGCAAACTGTACCTGCAAGGGCAAGGCACCCTGCCAGCAGGCCTGCTCGCTTGAGCTGAATCCGCGCCGTAAGGGCGGCCCCGAGCGCAGGGACTGCACCCACTGCGGCGACTGTGTCAATACCTGCGCGAGCTACGGTAAGGCGCTGGAGTGGCGGGGGATGGGTAGAGGGGGAGTATAG
- the lgt gene encoding prolipoprotein diacylglyceryl transferase produces MNLAQIDPVALSIGSLQLRWYGLMYLAGFGLGWALGRWRASRPGSGWTAPDVDDLLTCVMIGIILGGRIGYVLFYDLPVYISDPMEILRIWNGGMSFHGGLLGVLGAFWYFARSRGRSFLEVSDFIAPLVPQGLFFGRLGNFINGELWGKVSDVPWAIVFPGAGPNPRHPSQLYEAALEGLVLFFMVWIFSSKPRKTGAVSGLFALGYGVFRFAVEFVRMPDVQLGYLAFGWLTMGQLLCVPLILAGLWLLCRKAPVLAPHVPPVENKPRPGGKSSSGKSSKGRKK; encoded by the coding sequence ATGAACCTCGCTCAAATCGACCCCGTAGCCCTTTCCATAGGCAGCCTGCAGTTGCGTTGGTACGGGCTTATGTATCTGGCGGGCTTTGGTCTTGGATGGGCGCTTGGCCGCTGGCGCGCCTCGCGCCCCGGCTCCGGCTGGACAGCCCCCGATGTGGATGACCTGCTGACCTGCGTGATGATCGGCATCATCCTGGGAGGCAGAATCGGCTACGTGCTGTTTTATGATCTGCCTGTCTACATCAGCGACCCCATGGAAATTCTGCGCATCTGGAACGGCGGCATGTCCTTTCATGGCGGGCTGCTGGGCGTGCTTGGCGCATTCTGGTATTTTGCCCGCTCGCGGGGCAGGTCGTTTCTGGAAGTATCTGACTTCATCGCCCCGCTGGTGCCGCAGGGCCTCTTTTTCGGGCGGCTCGGCAACTTTATCAACGGCGAGTTGTGGGGCAAGGTCAGCGACGTGCCGTGGGCCATTGTGTTTCCCGGCGCCGGGCCTAATCCGCGCCATCCATCGCAGCTTTACGAGGCTGCGCTTGAAGGACTGGTGCTCTTTTTCATGGTTTGGATTTTTTCGTCCAAGCCACGAAAAACGGGCGCGGTCTCCGGCCTGTTTGCCCTGGGCTACGGCGTATTCCGCTTTGCCGTGGAATTTGTGCGCATGCCTGACGTGCAGCTTGGCTATCTGGCCTTTGGCTGGCTGACCATGGGCCAACTGCTCTGCGTGCCGCTCATACTGGCGGGTCTGTGGCTGCTGTGCCGCAAGGCCCCGGTGCTTGCACCCCACGTGCCCCCCGTGGAGAACAAACCCCGCCCCGGCGGCAAATCTTCCAGCGGCAAATCATCAAAGGGACGCAAGAAATAA
- the infA gene encoding translation initiation factor IF-1, producing the protein MAKEGSIEVDGVVQEALPNAMFRVELENGHEVLAHISGKMRKFYIRILPGDRVKVELSPYDLTRGRITYRMK; encoded by the coding sequence ATGGCCAAGGAAGGATCAATCGAAGTAGACGGCGTGGTGCAGGAAGCTCTGCCCAACGCCATGTTCCGTGTGGAACTGGAGAACGGCCACGAAGTTCTGGCCCACATTTCTGGCAAGATGCGCAAGTTTTATATCCGCATTCTGCCCGGCGACCGCGTCAAGGTGGAGCTTTCCCCTTACGACCTCACCCGCGGGCGCATCACCTACCGCATGAAGTAG